In a genomic window of Sphingomonas faeni:
- a CDS encoding DUF5818 domain-containing protein — MVATGTRVNEIGTLIRDGGAFYLRRDVGGRYELELHRTPVDLVEKRVRLIGTLVGPDLVNADGVAPA; from the coding sequence ATGGTAGCGACTGGCACCCGAGTCAACGAGATAGGCACCCTGATCCGCGATGGCGGGGCCTTCTATCTTCGCCGCGATGTCGGTGGGCGCTACGAGCTGGAGCTGCACCGTACCCCCGTCGACCTGGTTGAAAAACGCGTCCGGCTCATTGGCACATTGGTTGGCCCAGATCTGGTAAACGCTGACGGCGTTGCCCCAGCTTAG
- a CDS encoding BrnT family toxin translates to MIFKWDDGEAASNHAKHRVSFELARQVWSDPLYLVLPGRVEGGEQRWHAIDMIGAVVVLVVVHSHPRPDDEDRVRIISARKATAHERKRYEQESA, encoded by the coding sequence GTGATTTTCAAGTGGGACGATGGGGAAGCTGCATCGAATCACGCCAAGCACAGGGTCTCTTTCGAGCTGGCGCGCCAGGTTTGGAGCGATCCGCTTTACCTAGTCCTCCCCGGTCGCGTGGAAGGTGGAGAGCAGCGCTGGCATGCCATTGACATGATCGGTGCCGTCGTCGTCCTGGTGGTCGTTCACAGTCATCCCCGACCGGACGACGAAGACCGGGTCCGGATCATCAGCGCTCGAAAGGCAACGGCACACGAAAGGAAACGCTATGAGCAGGAAAGCGCTTAA
- a CDS encoding BrnA antitoxin family protein, whose translation MSRKALNPEFQDQLDRLAALPDDQINTTDIPEASAEAWQHARRPGLYRPIKKPVTLRLDADIVSWFKEHAHDRGYQTEINRVLRRYVAESEARA comes from the coding sequence ATGAGCAGGAAAGCGCTTAACCCCGAGTTCCAGGATCAGCTCGATCGGCTCGCAGCTCTGCCGGACGATCAGATCAACACCACGGATATCCCCGAAGCATCGGCCGAGGCGTGGCAGCATGCCCGCCGGCCAGGTCTGTATCGGCCTATCAAGAAACCCGTCACGCTCCGGCTCGATGCCGATATCGTAAGCTGGTTCAAGGAACACGCCCACGATCGCGGCTACCAGACCGAAATCAACCGCGTGCTGCGCCGCTACGTTGCCGAGAGCGAAGCGCGGGCCTGA